In the genome of Streptomyces sp. NBC_01381, one region contains:
- a CDS encoding phosphoketolase, protein MAPARLATLDAHWRAANYLAVGQIYLMSNPLLTEPLRPEHIKPRLLGHWGTSPGLNLVHTHLNRVIKDRDLDVLCVWGPGHGGPAVLANSWLEGSYSETYPDITRDAEGMAKLFRQFSFPGGVPSHVAPETPGSIHEGGELGYSLAHAYGAAFDNPGLLVACVIGDGEAETGPLAASWHSNKFLDPVHDGAVLPILHLNGYKIANPTVLSRIPEAELDFLLKGYGHEPLHVSGDDPRKVHQAMAKAMDQALDRIAAIQQAARGGTGHGRARWPVIVLRTPKGWTGPATVDGVPVEGTWRSHQVPLPSVRENQDHLEQLEAWLRSYRPQELFDEHGRPSPEVLACVPVARRRLGSNPHANGGLLTRDLPVVPLERFAVPVDKPGATLHEPTRVLGGLLARIMADTSERRDFRVVGPDETASNRLAALYDVTGKAWQAQTLDTDEHLSGDGRVTEILSEHLCQGWMEGYTLTGRHGLFSSYEAFVHIVDSMVNQHIKWLKTSRLLPWRAPVPSLNYLLTSHVWRQDSNGFSHQDPGFVDHVLNKSPEVVRVYLPPDANTLLSVAEHVLHSRDYVNVVVAGKQPCFDWLSLDEARVHCARGAGIWQWAGTETGDREPDVVLACAGDVPTQEVLAAAALLRDHLPELAVRVVNVVDMTRLLPQEEHPHGMAGSAYDALFTADKPVIFAYHGYPWLVHRLTYRRTGHAQLHVRGYKEAGTTTTPFDMVVRNDLDRYRLVMDVIDRVPGLAVRAAAVRQTMADTRSRHHTWIREHGTDLPEVADWTWTG, encoded by the coding sequence GTGGCACCCGCCCGACTGGCAACCCTGGACGCCCACTGGCGCGCCGCGAATTACCTGGCTGTCGGCCAGATCTACCTGATGAGCAATCCCTTGCTGACCGAGCCGCTGCGGCCCGAGCACATCAAGCCGCGCCTCCTTGGCCATTGGGGCACGTCCCCCGGTCTCAACCTCGTCCACACGCACCTCAATCGCGTCATCAAGGACCGCGATCTGGACGTGCTGTGCGTGTGGGGGCCGGGGCACGGCGGCCCGGCCGTGCTTGCCAACTCCTGGCTGGAGGGCTCGTACAGCGAGACCTATCCCGATATCACCCGGGACGCGGAGGGCATGGCGAAGCTGTTCCGGCAGTTCTCGTTCCCCGGTGGCGTCCCCAGTCACGTGGCACCGGAGACTCCGGGTTCGATCCATGAGGGCGGCGAACTCGGCTACTCCCTCGCGCACGCCTACGGCGCCGCCTTCGACAATCCCGGCCTGCTGGTGGCCTGCGTGATCGGTGACGGCGAAGCCGAGACCGGGCCGCTCGCCGCCTCCTGGCACTCCAACAAGTTCCTCGATCCGGTGCACGACGGCGCCGTCCTGCCGATTCTCCACCTCAACGGCTACAAGATCGCCAACCCGACCGTGCTCTCCCGCATCCCCGAGGCAGAACTGGACTTCCTCCTCAAGGGATACGGCCATGAGCCGCTGCACGTGAGCGGTGACGACCCGCGCAAGGTCCACCAGGCGATGGCCAAGGCGATGGACCAGGCCCTCGACCGCATCGCCGCCATCCAACAGGCCGCGCGGGGCGGGACCGGGCACGGCCGTGCGCGCTGGCCGGTGATCGTGCTGCGCACGCCCAAGGGCTGGACGGGTCCTGCGACGGTGGACGGCGTACCCGTCGAAGGCACGTGGCGCTCCCACCAGGTCCCTCTCCCTTCCGTACGCGAGAACCAGGACCACCTGGAGCAGTTGGAGGCGTGGCTGCGTTCCTACCGGCCGCAGGAGCTCTTCGACGAGCACGGCCGCCCCTCCCCCGAGGTTCTGGCCTGCGTCCCCGTCGCCCGCCGCCGTCTGGGCTCCAACCCACACGCCAACGGTGGCCTGCTCACCCGCGATCTGCCCGTGGTGCCGCTGGAGCGCTTCGCCGTCCCCGTCGACAAGCCCGGAGCCACCCTGCACGAGCCCACCCGGGTCCTTGGTGGCCTGCTCGCGCGGATCATGGCGGACACCTCGGAGCGCCGGGACTTCCGAGTCGTGGGTCCCGACGAGACCGCCTCCAACCGCCTTGCCGCGCTGTACGACGTGACGGGCAAGGCCTGGCAGGCTCAGACCCTCGACACCGACGAGCACCTCTCCGGGGACGGACGCGTCACCGAGATCCTCTCCGAGCACCTCTGCCAGGGATGGATGGAGGGCTACACCCTCACTGGCCGCCACGGCCTGTTCTCCAGCTACGAGGCGTTCGTGCACATCGTCGACTCGATGGTCAATCAGCACATCAAGTGGCTCAAGACTTCGCGCCTGCTGCCCTGGCGCGCCCCCGTCCCGTCCCTCAACTACCTGCTCACATCGCACGTCTGGCGCCAGGACAGCAACGGCTTCTCGCACCAGGACCCCGGGTTCGTGGACCACGTCCTCAACAAGAGCCCGGAGGTCGTCCGCGTCTACCTGCCGCCGGACGCCAACACCCTGCTGTCCGTGGCCGAGCACGTCCTGCACAGCCGCGACTACGTCAATGTCGTCGTCGCCGGGAAGCAGCCCTGCTTCGACTGGCTCTCCCTGGACGAGGCGCGTGTCCACTGCGCGCGCGGTGCAGGCATCTGGCAGTGGGCCGGAACCGAGACCGGTGACCGCGAGCCCGACGTAGTCCTGGCTTGCGCGGGGGACGTCCCCACCCAGGAAGTCCTGGCCGCAGCCGCCCTGTTGCGCGATCATCTGCCCGAACTCGCCGTGCGCGTGGTGAATGTCGTCGACATGACACGGCTGCTTCCCCAGGAGGAACATCCGCACGGCATGGCCGGCTCCGCATACGACGCGCTCTTCACCGCCGACAAGCCGGTCATCTTCGCCTACCACGGCTACCCGTGGCTGGTGCACCGTCTCACCTACCGCCGCACCGGACACGCACAACTGCACGTCCGCGGCTACAAGGAGGCAGGCACCACGACCACGCCCTTCGACATGGTCGTACGCAACGACCTCGACCGCTACCGCCTAGTCATGGACGTCATCGACCGCGTCCCCGGCCTCGCCGTACGCGCCGCGGCCGTCCGCCAGACCATGGCCGACACCCGCTCACGCCACCACACCTGGATCCGCGAACACGGCACCGACCTCCCCGAGGTCGCCGACTGGACCTGGACGGGTTGA
- a CDS encoding universal stress protein, whose product MDKPLIAGVDGSDPSLRALDWAVDEAVSHGVPLHVVHASRWEWYEGHEPSFGINRPSVQVLSDHIAASAVERAQRRTSAVKVTSEVLSEDPAVALARLGSEAGAVVVGSRGRGELTELLLGSVSLSVAAHAVSPVIVVRGHEKNVKGGFRSVVLGIDLPQEATLAVDFAFREAQALNASLTVVRTWRCPALEVPDFPTAVHDEHQQRATAQVEEALRDATAAYPDVTVCRKVVEGHARTVLLEASRTADLLVVGARRRKGHVGMQLGPVNHAVLHHAACPVAVVPHA is encoded by the coding sequence GTGGACAAGCCCCTGATCGCCGGAGTCGACGGCTCGGATCCGAGTCTGCGCGCGCTGGACTGGGCGGTGGACGAGGCCGTGTCGCACGGTGTGCCGCTGCATGTCGTCCATGCGTCGCGGTGGGAGTGGTACGAGGGGCATGAGCCGTCCTTCGGCATCAACCGGCCGTCCGTGCAGGTCCTTTCGGACCACATCGCGGCCTCCGCGGTCGAGCGCGCACAACGCCGTACCAGTGCCGTGAAGGTGACGAGCGAGGTGCTGTCCGAGGACCCGGCCGTCGCGCTCGCGCGACTCGGTTCTGAAGCCGGCGCCGTCGTGGTCGGCAGCCGAGGGCGCGGCGAGCTCACCGAGCTGCTGCTGGGCTCGGTCAGTCTCTCCGTCGCCGCACACGCGGTGTCACCAGTGATCGTCGTGCGCGGCCACGAGAAGAACGTGAAGGGCGGCTTCCGCAGCGTCGTCCTCGGCATCGACCTACCTCAAGAGGCGACCCTTGCCGTGGATTTCGCCTTCCGCGAGGCTCAGGCGCTCAACGCTTCCCTGACCGTCGTTCGCACCTGGCGCTGCCCGGCCCTGGAAGTCCCCGACTTCCCCACCGCGGTCCACGACGAACATCAGCAGCGTGCCACGGCTCAGGTCGAAGAGGCCCTACGGGACGCGACGGCCGCCTATCCCGACGTCACGGTCTGCCGCAAGGTCGTCGAAGGCCACGCGCGCACCGTGCTCCTCGAAGCCTCCCGCACGGCGGATCTCCTGGTGGTCGGCGCCCGCCGCCGCAAGGGGCACGTCGGCATGCAGCTCGGCCCCGTCAACCACGCGGTGCTGCACCACGCGGCATGCCCGGTGGCTGTCGTCCCGCACGCCTGA
- a CDS encoding Hsp20/alpha crystallin family protein, which produces MSGMIDRFPSLPSTLPDLFGWVEAGIPGLHPAPGVHGIRIEESFTDGTYSLCAELPGIDPAKDVDISVTEGVLTLCAERTVETADKRHTEFRYGTFARAVRLPAGARGDEASAVYKDGVLTITVPVPEGSSATRTIPVRHT; this is translated from the coding sequence ATGAGCGGCATGATCGATAGGTTCCCGAGCTTGCCCTCGACGCTGCCGGACCTGTTCGGCTGGGTCGAGGCCGGGATCCCCGGGCTGCACCCGGCGCCCGGTGTGCACGGGATTCGGATCGAAGAGTCCTTCACGGACGGGACGTACTCCCTCTGTGCCGAACTCCCCGGCATAGACCCCGCCAAGGATGTCGACATCAGCGTGACGGAAGGCGTTCTGACGCTGTGCGCCGAGCGAACAGTCGAAACGGCGGACAAGCGGCACACGGAGTTCCGCTACGGCACATTCGCCCGCGCCGTCCGGTTGCCTGCCGGCGCACGCGGCGACGAGGCGTCCGCGGTGTACAAGGACGGGGTTCTGACCATCACAGTCCCGGTGCCGGAAGGAAGCTCGGCAACCAGGACCATCCCGGTGCGGCACACCTGA
- a CDS encoding hydrogenase maturation protease: MPHRTRIAVIGVGNEFRRDDGVGWVMIDRLRERAADRPLPPGALLATCDGDPARLIGLWEGADLAVVVDAAHAHPAHPGRVHRLTLDAGELDRPRTTSSHGLGLGEAVELARVLGRLPGRLVVYAVEGADTALGTGLSPSVEAVVEPLADDIEDEIVRHRDAATRG; this comes from the coding sequence ATGCCCCATCGGACACGTATCGCGGTGATCGGCGTCGGCAACGAGTTCCGGCGCGACGACGGCGTGGGCTGGGTGATGATCGACCGGCTCCGCGAGCGGGCGGCCGATCGCCCCCTGCCGCCGGGTGCGCTCCTGGCCACCTGCGACGGCGACCCCGCCCGTCTGATCGGCCTGTGGGAGGGGGCGGATCTCGCGGTGGTCGTCGACGCCGCCCACGCGCATCCCGCTCACCCCGGACGGGTGCACCGGCTGACGCTCGACGCCGGTGAACTGGACCGGCCACGGACAACGAGTTCGCACGGACTCGGGCTCGGCGAGGCCGTGGAACTCGCCCGCGTTCTCGGCCGACTGCCGGGGCGGCTCGTGGTGTACGCGGTGGAAGGGGCCGACACTGCGCTGGGCACCGGACTTTCGCCGAGTGTGGAGGCCGTGGTGGAACCGCTCGCCGACGACATAGAGGACGAGATCGTTCGGCACCGCGACGCCGCCACGCGCGGCTGA
- the hypF gene encoding carbamoyltransferase HypF — MPQRRALRFEVFGTVQGVGFRPFVYRLATGLGLDGWAANAEGHVAGEVAGSPYAVDEFTARLSTGAPALSQVRQVRVTAARGQLPLPASGFAIRHSDADHATARGPREIPPDAAICAACLSELLDPTDRRFRYPFINCTDCGPRATIIEDLPYDRVRTTMRRFPLCAACAAEYGDPADRRFHAEPLACPACGPQLSWDALSGEAALRAAVKAVESGGIVALKGLGGYQLVCDATDQTAVRALREHKHRPAKPLAVMVQDVGGVRELARMSRVERGVLESASRPVVLLAARGSGLAPAVHPGTRRIGLFLPTTGLHHLLLRELARPLVVTSGNLADEPIATGDTEARHSLDAVADGFLTHDRPIRARYDDSVVQAVGRTVLTVRRARGLAPAPLPLPVATPVPLVAVGAQLKHTFTLADGYGAHLSPHGGDLADAATLDGFMHAYDHLVRLTGIAPRAVAHDLHPGYLSTQWAQAQPLPRIPVQHHHAHVAACAAEHGLRTPFVGVAYDGLGLGDDGTLWGGEILVADLTGYRRVGRFATAPLPGGEAAVRHPYRMALGYLHGTELLGSPRPYPWLTRGFNERLDPSEAAVLRSMVGRGVNSPRASSAGRLFDAVASLLGLADTVSYEGEAAAALEEAAGTVRALPLAHRLVRVDGLWVYDPGPTLNDLLERQHVGEGVPALAAAFHLTLALVTAELVAHAVDAGAPRTVCLAGGCFVNRRLLTEVSRRLRAQGLRVLVAREVPVGDGGISYGQAAVAAARLSKE, encoded by the coding sequence ATGCCGCAGCGCAGAGCACTCCGCTTCGAGGTGTTCGGCACCGTGCAGGGGGTGGGCTTCCGCCCCTTCGTGTATCGGCTCGCAACGGGCCTCGGTCTGGACGGATGGGCCGCCAACGCCGAAGGTCACGTTGCGGGCGAAGTCGCCGGATCCCCCTACGCCGTAGACGAGTTCACCGCACGGCTGAGCACCGGTGCTCCCGCGCTGTCCCAGGTGCGGCAGGTGAGGGTGACCGCCGCGCGCGGGCAGCTTCCCCTGCCCGCATCCGGTTTCGCCATCCGGCACAGCGATGCCGACCACGCCACGGCTCGCGGACCACGAGAGATCCCGCCCGACGCCGCGATCTGCGCCGCATGCTTGAGCGAGCTCCTGGACCCGACCGATCGCCGGTTCCGCTATCCGTTCATCAACTGCACCGACTGCGGTCCCCGCGCCACCATCATCGAGGATCTGCCCTACGACCGGGTCCGCACCACGATGCGGCGTTTCCCCCTCTGTGCGGCGTGCGCGGCGGAGTACGGCGACCCCGCCGACCGCCGCTTCCACGCCGAACCCCTCGCATGCCCTGCCTGCGGGCCGCAGCTCTCCTGGGACGCGCTGAGCGGGGAAGCCGCGTTGCGCGCCGCGGTCAAGGCCGTGGAAAGCGGGGGCATCGTCGCGTTGAAGGGACTCGGCGGCTATCAACTGGTGTGCGACGCCACCGATCAGACGGCGGTACGGGCGCTGAGGGAGCATAAACACCGACCGGCCAAACCCTTGGCCGTCATGGTCCAGGACGTGGGAGGCGTCAGGGAGCTAGCGCGCATGTCGCGGGTGGAGCGGGGCGTCCTGGAGTCGGCATCACGCCCCGTGGTGCTACTCGCCGCACGGGGGAGCGGCCTCGCGCCCGCCGTGCATCCGGGCACGCGCCGGATCGGCCTGTTCCTGCCCACCACCGGGCTGCACCACCTTCTGCTCCGTGAACTCGCCCGCCCGCTCGTCGTGACCAGCGGCAATCTCGCCGACGAACCGATAGCCACCGGCGACACCGAAGCCCGTCACTCGCTGGACGCGGTCGCCGACGGCTTCCTCACCCACGATCGGCCGATCCGCGCCCGCTACGACGACTCGGTCGTCCAGGCCGTGGGCCGCACCGTTCTCACGGTCCGCAGGGCACGGGGCTTGGCGCCGGCGCCGTTGCCTCTGCCGGTCGCCACCCCCGTACCCCTGGTGGCGGTCGGCGCCCAGCTCAAGCACACGTTCACGCTGGCGGACGGTTACGGCGCCCATCTCTCACCGCACGGCGGAGATCTGGCGGACGCCGCCACACTGGACGGCTTCATGCACGCGTACGACCACCTGGTCCGGCTCACGGGCATCGCCCCGCGGGCCGTCGCCCACGATCTGCATCCCGGATATCTCTCAACTCAATGGGCGCAGGCTCAGCCACTGCCTCGCATCCCTGTGCAACACCACCACGCTCATGTGGCGGCATGCGCGGCCGAGCACGGACTGCGCACCCCCTTCGTGGGGGTCGCCTACGACGGCCTGGGACTCGGCGACGACGGGACATTGTGGGGAGGGGAGATCCTTGTCGCCGACCTGACCGGCTACCGGAGGGTGGGCCGCTTCGCGACCGCTCCGCTGCCCGGTGGTGAGGCCGCTGTCCGTCACCCGTACCGGATGGCCCTCGGATACCTGCACGGAACGGAATTGCTGGGCAGCCCTCGTCCCTACCCTTGGCTGACCCGGGGCTTCAACGAGCGGCTCGATCCGTCCGAAGCCGCCGTCCTGCGGTCCATGGTGGGCCGGGGCGTCAACTCCCCGCGTGCTTCCAGCGCCGGACGGCTCTTCGATGCGGTGGCGAGTCTGCTCGGCCTCGCCGACACCGTCAGCTATGAAGGCGAAGCCGCCGCGGCCCTGGAAGAGGCGGCAGGCACGGTGCGCGCGCTGCCGCTGGCACATCGCCTGGTGCGGGTGGACGGCCTGTGGGTGTACGACCCGGGCCCGACACTGAACGATCTGCTGGAAAGACAGCACGTCGGTGAGGGCGTCCCCGCGCTTGCCGCGGCCTTTCACCTGACCCTCGCTCTCGTGACCGCGGAACTGGTCGCGCACGCCGTGGACGCCGGCGCCCCTCGCACGGTCTGCCTCGCCGGAGGCTGCTTCGTCAACCGTCGTCTGCTCACCGAGGTCAGCCGCAGGCTGCGCGCACAGGGCTTGCGTGTGCTGGTAGCCCGAGAGGTTCCGGTGGGTGACGGCGGCATCAGCTACGGGCAGGCCGCGGTCGCCGCCGCCCGCCTCTCGAAGGAGTGA
- a CDS encoding universal stress protein — protein MPTPQTITAGIDGSPESLAAADWAALEALRRDLPLHLIHAYDQPSERSHLPEIEVPFHRESGALDRAVVQLSYAHPALGILDEQVTGPPTEALLATSKTSALLVLGSRGFGALAGVLVGSVALAVAARADCPVVLVRAGDRPEDEREGSAEEPGRPVVLGLDLDRPCDELLEFAFRTASTRRAPLHVVHAWAIPLVPSADATDPTVMKSRHLAAALTPWRHKFPETQVTERLVHGLAGHHLVKSAADADLLVVGRRIPAGARLGRTAHSAIHHARCPVAIVPHA, from the coding sequence ATGCCCACACCTCAGACCATCACCGCCGGCATCGACGGATCACCCGAGAGCCTGGCCGCCGCCGACTGGGCGGCCCTCGAAGCCCTGCGCCGCGATCTGCCGCTCCATCTCATCCACGCCTACGACCAGCCCTCGGAGCGAAGCCACCTGCCGGAGATCGAGGTCCCGTTCCACCGCGAGAGTGGCGCGCTCGACCGCGCCGTCGTCCAGCTCTCCTACGCACACCCCGCCCTGGGGATCCTGGACGAGCAGGTCACCGGACCACCGACGGAGGCATTGCTGGCAACGTCCAAAACGTCGGCTCTGTTGGTGCTCGGCTCGCGCGGCTTCGGCGCGCTCGCGGGCGTCCTGGTCGGTTCGGTGGCTCTGGCAGTCGCGGCACGAGCCGACTGCCCGGTCGTCCTGGTGCGGGCGGGAGACCGTCCCGAGGACGAGCGAGAGGGATCGGCAGAAGAGCCGGGCCGCCCTGTCGTGCTCGGCCTGGACTTGGACCGGCCCTGCGACGAGTTGCTGGAGTTCGCCTTCCGCACTGCCTCCACCCGCCGCGCACCGCTCCATGTCGTGCACGCCTGGGCGATTCCCCTGGTTCCCTCCGCTGATGCCACCGATCCCACGGTGATGAAATCCCGTCATCTCGCGGCAGCGCTCACTCCCTGGCGGCACAAGTTCCCGGAAACGCAGGTCACCGAGCGGCTCGTGCACGGTCTGGCCGGCCATCATCTCGTCAAGTCGGCCGCGGACGCCGACCTGCTCGTAGTCGGCCGCCGTATCCCTGCGGGGGCGCGTCTCGGACGGACCGCGCACTCGGCGATTCACCACGCCCGGTGCCCGGTCGCGATCGTTCCGCACGCCTGA